From Rutidosis leptorrhynchoides isolate AG116_Rl617_1_P2 chromosome 3, CSIRO_AGI_Rlap_v1, whole genome shotgun sequence, a single genomic window includes:
- the LOC139896116 gene encoding cationic amino acid transporter 2, vacuolar, with protein MGYVLESNQGGIGGGGIAKSGFQSLVRRKRVDSVHSKSSGSGHHQLAKELSILHLIAIGVGSTIGAGVYILVGTVAREHSGPALAFSFLIAGIAAALSAFCYAELASRCPSAGSAYHYSYICVGEGLAWIIGWALILEYTIGGSAVARGISPNLALLFGGPDSLPAFLARHSVPALGIVVDPCAALLVFVVTGLLCVGIKESTFVQSVVTIANICAMIFVIIAGGYLGFKSGWTGYKLSEGYFPFGVDGMLAGASTVFFSYIGFDSVASTAEEVKNPQRDLPLGIGAALSICCMLYMLVSAVIVGLVPYYAMDPDTPISSAFASHGIQWAATIITIGAVTALCSTLMGSLLPQPRILMAMARDGLLPGFFSEVNSRTQVPVKSTILTGVIAATLAFAMDVEQLAGMVSVGTLLAFTMVAISVLILRYVPPDEVPLPSSLQAAIDSVSLRYSNIVSSEETDVEISTNDQTGGSGRKVDISAEYPLIAKVAAQAIFNEKKRRVIAGWSIMLTCVGALVLTYSASNLGIYSYIRVTLCGIGGLLLLFGLVVLTIIEQDDARHNFGHSGGFICPWVPLLPILSVLINTYLLLNLGADTWMRVSVWLLIGVFVYIIYGRNHSSLQHAVYVPASHVDEIYQSSAESLPS; from the exons ATGGGTTATGTTCTGGAGTCAAATCAAGGGGGTATTGGTGGTGGTGGTATTGCAAAATCAGGGTTTCAAAGTTTGGTGAGAAGAAAAAGAGTTGATTCTGTTCATTCAAAGTCATCAGGTTCAGGACATCATCAATTGGCCAAAGAATTATCAATCCTTCATTTAATTGCCATAG GTGTTGGTTCAACTATTGGAGCTGGTGTTTACATTCTTGTGGGTACAGTAGCTAGAGAGCATTCTGGTCCTGCATTAGCCTTTTCTTTTTTAATAGCTGGAATTGCAGCTGCTCTGTCAGCATTTTGTTATGCTGAGCTGGCAAGTCGCTGCCCTTCGGCTGGAAGTGCCTATCATTATTCTTACATTTGTGTTGGAGAAGG TCTTGCTTGGATAATCGGATGGGCTTTGATCTTAGAATATACAATTGGAGGCTCTGCAGTTGCTCGCGGCATTTCTCCTAATCTG GCATTGCTTTTTGGAGGCCCAGATAGTCTTCCAGCGTTTCTGGCCCGGCATTCTGTTCCTGCACTTGGTATTGTGGTTGACCCGTGTGCAGCGCTTTTGGTGTTTGTTGTTACCGGGCTATTATGTGTCGGAATTAAGGAG AGTACTTTCGTGCAATCGGTTGTCACAATTGCAAACATATGTGCTATGATTTTTGTGATTATAGCGGGTGGTTATCTTGGGTTCAAGAGCGGATGGACTGGCTATAAACTTTCCGAGGG ATACTTCCCGTTTGGAGTAGACGGTATGCTTGCAGGAGCTTCTACAGTCTTTTTTTCATACATAGGATTTGATTCCGTTGCCAGTACAGCCGAAGAG GTGAAGAATCCGCAAAGAGATTTGCCTTTGGGCATAGGGGCTGCATTATCTATTTGCTGCATGTTATATATGTTGGTCTCTGCGGTCATCGTTGGTCTAGTACCTTATTATGCGATGGATCCCGACACTCCGATTTCTTCTGCGTTTGCGAGCCATGGTATTCAATGGGCCGC GACTATCATAACTATTGGAGCTGTAACTGCTCTTTGCTCGACGTTGATGGGTTCACTTTTGCCTCAG CCCCGAATATTGATGGCAATGGCTAGGGACGGTTTGCTCCCGGGATTTTTTTCAGAAGTAAATTCACGCACACAAGTTCCCGTCAAGAGCACAATTCTAACTGGTGTGATAGCTGCAACTTTGGCGTTTGCCATGGATGTTGAACAGTTGGCAGGGATG GTTAGTGTAGGTACGCTTCTTGCATTCACAATGGTGGCAATATCGGTGTTGATACTAAGATATGTCCCACCAGATGAGGTCCCACTTCCATCTTCACTTCAGGCGGCAATAGATTCGGTTTCGTTGCGTTATAGTAATATTGTTAGTAGTGAAGAAACTGATGTTGAGATTAGTACTAATGATCAAACTGGTGGTTCGGGTAGAAAAGTAGATATATCTGCTGAATATCCTTTAATTGCCAAGGTGGCAGCTCAAG CCATATTTAATGAAAAAAAGAGAAGAGTTATTGCAGGGTGGTCTATAATGCTTACGTGTGTTGGAGCATTGGTTCTTACATATTCAGCCTCAAATCTTGGTATTTATAG TTATATCCGAGTGACATTATGTGGAATTGGCGGTTTGCTGCTATTGTTTGGTCTAGTTGTTCTTACCATTATAGAACAGGATGATGCCAGACACAACTTTGGCCACTCTGGCG GTTTCATATGCCCATGGGTTCCTCTCCTTCCAATCCTTTCAGTTCTCATCAATACCTATTTGCTGCTAAATCTTGG AGCGGATACTTGGATGAGAGTATCAGTATGGCTGCTGATAGGAGTATTTGTATATATAATCTATGGTCGAAACCATAGCTCGCTGCAACATGCAGTATACGTGCCTGCATCTCACGTAGATGAAATTTATCAGAGTAGTGCAGAATCTTTACCTTCTTAA